One Streptomyces sp. NBC_01237 genomic region harbors:
- a CDS encoding esterase/lipase family protein, which yields MAFALGFLSTPVSSAEPRSSHNPVIFVHGYNADPGVWGSLKADFRGDGYNDNELFSWGYDTHQSVNEVLAARFQDYLNGVLRQTGAQQVDLVSHSFGSLTSRWYVKFGGGTDTVAHWISLGGPNHGTYTAWACATWDQACRDMSPGSYVQKQLAAGDETPGTVKYATFRSHCDEVINPDNSVTLGGATNINAGCLKHNELLGDEGVSRDVRAFLAG from the coding sequence ATCGCCTTCGCTCTGGGGTTCCTGTCCACGCCCGTATCGTCAGCCGAGCCGCGCTCCTCTCACAATCCGGTCATCTTTGTGCATGGCTACAACGCTGATCCCGGAGTGTGGGGGTCCCTCAAGGCGGACTTCAGGGGCGACGGATACAACGACAATGAGTTGTTCAGCTGGGGCTACGACACCCACCAGTCCGTCAATGAGGTGCTGGCCGCGCGGTTCCAGGACTATCTGAACGGTGTCCTGCGACAGACCGGCGCACAACAGGTCGACCTGGTTTCGCACTCATTCGGGAGCCTGACCAGTCGCTGGTACGTGAAGTTCGGCGGCGGGACGGACACAGTCGCTCATTGGATCTCGCTCGGCGGACCCAACCACGGCACCTACACCGCGTGGGCTTGCGCAACGTGGGACCAGGCATGCCGTGACATGTCTCCGGGGTCCTACGTGCAGAAGCAGCTTGCTGCGGGCGATGAGACACCTGGGACGGTCAAGTACGCCACGTTCCGGTCCCATTGCGACGAGGTCATCAACCCCGACAACAGCGTCACACTGGGGGGAGCCACCAACATCAACGCGGGGTGCCTGAAGCACAACGAACTCTTGGGCGACGAAGGGGTTTCCCGCGATGTGAGGGCCTTCCTCGCCGGGTAG
- a CDS encoding NADH-quinone oxidoreductase subunit N, giving the protein MTVMNENPLDLLPEVLLGASAVLGLLLGGWLPRHRQWIVAVVAAAACATGIVAAAAAATGEPMTAFDGAFAVDPVTSTVRIVVLAGTLVVLALGFAPFHGDARESEFYVLVQLAALGTLMLAGAQDLLLLAAAYLLASVPAYALAGFRKDGPGTEAALKYYVVGALLGVVLLAGITLMYAAGRATAYPALAEALPDAPEGLVAAGLVGVLGGLLFKAGGVPGHFWVPDAVQGSAPPVAAFLATLPKAGALAALYRLVAVPLAGTDVPWPELVAVLAALSMTLGNFGAFFQTDVKRLLAYSTISQVGYLLMPIAATGGSEQAQPALLYYLTAYAVTNLGAFAVVCALPHAHTLDDYRGLLRRHPALVLSLIVCLLGLVGTPPTAVFLGKLKIFTAAVDSGFAWLAVVAAVNTVASLFYYLRWIHPAVSNGAPAEPRTPVRPAALLACTAASASVALGIAGGPVLAILDGTPAR; this is encoded by the coding sequence ATGACCGTGATGAACGAGAACCCGCTGGACCTGCTGCCCGAAGTCCTTCTCGGCGCCTCGGCGGTGCTCGGACTGCTACTCGGGGGGTGGCTGCCCCGGCACCGACAATGGATCGTCGCCGTCGTGGCAGCAGCCGCGTGCGCGACGGGCATCGTCGCGGCGGCGGCTGCCGCCACGGGCGAGCCCATGACGGCATTCGACGGGGCGTTCGCGGTCGACCCGGTGACCTCTACCGTCCGTATCGTCGTCCTCGCCGGAACGCTCGTCGTCCTGGCCCTGGGCTTCGCCCCTTTCCACGGGGACGCGCGGGAGAGCGAGTTCTATGTCCTGGTCCAGCTCGCCGCGCTCGGGACGCTGATGCTCGCGGGAGCCCAGGACCTGCTGCTGCTCGCCGCTGCCTACCTCCTCGCGAGCGTCCCCGCCTATGCCCTGGCCGGATTCCGCAAGGACGGACCCGGCACCGAGGCGGCTCTGAAGTACTACGTGGTCGGAGCGCTGCTCGGCGTCGTACTTCTCGCCGGAATCACCCTCATGTACGCGGCCGGGCGGGCCACCGCGTACCCGGCCCTCGCGGAGGCACTCCCGGACGCGCCGGAAGGGCTGGTGGCGGCCGGACTGGTGGGTGTGCTCGGGGGACTTCTGTTCAAGGCCGGGGGAGTGCCAGGACACTTCTGGGTGCCCGATGCCGTCCAGGGAAGCGCACCACCTGTCGCGGCCTTCCTCGCCACGCTCCCCAAAGCCGGCGCGCTGGCGGCCCTCTACCGCCTGGTCGCCGTACCGCTCGCAGGCACGGACGTGCCCTGGCCCGAGCTGGTCGCCGTGCTCGCCGCCCTCTCCATGACGCTCGGGAACTTCGGCGCCTTCTTCCAGACCGACGTCAAACGACTGCTCGCGTACTCGACGATCAGCCAGGTGGGGTACCTGCTGATGCCGATCGCCGCGACCGGCGGAAGCGAGCAGGCGCAGCCCGCGCTCCTCTACTACCTGACCGCCTACGCCGTGACCAACCTCGGAGCCTTCGCCGTCGTATGCGCGCTCCCGCACGCCCACACCCTGGACGACTACCGCGGTCTTCTCCGCCGACACCCAGCGCTGGTGCTCAGCCTGATCGTCTGCCTCCTGGGCCTCGTCGGCACCCCACCCACCGCGGTCTTCCTGGGCAAACTCAAGATCTTCACCGCGGCCGTCGACAGCGGATTCGCGTGGCTCGCGGTCGTCGCCGCTGTGAACACGGTGGCCTCCCTCTTCTACTACCTGCGGTGGATTCACCCCGCCGTGTCCAACGGCGCACCGGCCGAGCCCCGCACGCCGGTGCGGCCTGCGGCGCTGCTGGCCTGCACGGCGGCATCGGCCTCGGTCGCCCTCGGCATCGCAGGCGGTCCCGTACTCGCGATCCTGGACGGCACACCGGCCCGGTGA